The DNA window cgtaATCTGCCTCACGTGCAGCGGCGGTAGACCAtggcctgctgcgtctccgcctcctggcctagtcctcctcctccttggTCTGTCCCTTTGGTTTTTTTCCCAGTTTCTTTTCGCATCGCTCGGCTTCTTGGAGAGATGAGTTCGCTTCCCGCGACCTCCGCACTGAGCGGCTCGCTGAGtgtgcgcgaggcgaagcgcgcgcttcggcagctgctgctgtcgcggcgaAACGGCTTccaccgcgcgcggcttctcgcgcgaAGTGCCCAGCctgcccccccgccgccgccgagcgagtGGATAGGGAAGGAGAACGTCGGGGGGAACGTCCAGCGACGCGCTTCGCCCgagggcgcctcggcgccgcgacttCTCGGCGAGCCCCGAAAAGTCTTTCACGAGGCTGAGAAGGTCGCCTTCGCGAACTtgcacgaggcgcgcgagacgcagctccAGGCAACTCGAGTTCTTCCTCAGAGCCACAGCCGGGACGAAGAGTCCGACCatggcgagcgagaagcggaaaagcggagagaggcagggcaCGCAACTGGGTCGCGCTCCGAGGTGCCGAATGACGCAGAAGATGCCCGCAGGAGTTCACCTTctgacgcgggcggcgacctcgGCAAGGCCCTCCATGGCGAAAACATTCCGCCATGCAGCTCCTCAGGCTGGCGCAATTCAGCCGCGTCTTCGAGTGAATCAGCAAAGCTCTCTTCTGGATGTCCTgactcttctgcggcgcgcgcggcctgcgccacCTCCAGTGCAAcaaggccgccgccttcggaggcgcgcctcaTCACGAGCGTTCGAGGGGGCAGCTTGGCGCGGGATGCCGCCGCtaaaggcgcctgcgccgagaagccgcgggcgaggggcgacctgccggcgccggcggaggcagacgagagcggagttcgagagcgagacgacgaggaaggcatgcagagacgaaggagcaTGGAAGGCGCTTTCCAGAGGCTGCTCGGGGCCGTGTATCCTCAAGTTGTTCACGCAGACGGATGGCTGCGATCAGGTGAGGCGTCGCAGAGTCGAGCTTCTtttcgtcgccgctgtctctcttgtTCAGCTCCGAGCGCTTGCGCCGGGGCGTCGTCTCGGAGGGGCTCCATTTCTCCCCTCTGGGCTGGAGCGGAAGGATCCGTTtgcgccgcgacgctgtgccgctgcggtctcgctgcggccctgccctttttctctcttctttgtctctctctgctcatGTATCGATATAGTTTCCGCTgggagctgcgcctccgccgtcggaGGTACGTGTTTTTCTGTCCGAGGCAGGACAGCAgcgggaggagacgcgtGCACTGTAGAGAGACGCTCGGCGACCTTTGGGCCGCACGCGCCACGGAGGCGACCCTGCTGTGTGTGGTGTGCACGCGCAGGCAAGCGTTCACTGGTGGTCGCAGGCTACTCGCCGATCGGCAGCGAACTCGACAGCATGTTTCTGCTGAGCCTCGCAGAGAGTTTGGGCCACGTGTGCGCGCTGCCCTCGATTGAAGAGAAGCGGGCGCCTCTCACTTTCCGGCAGTGGTTTTACGGCATGCCTCTCGTTCCTGGGAAGGTAGGCGACTTCGCTGTCTAGGTGGGAATGCAGTGTCGCTAAGGAATCACCATTTCGAGTCCTATCTAGTGTGGAAACTGGGGAAGCACACATATGAAAATGACTCAATACGGGTCGATCTCCGCCTCAGACTTGCAGTGGACTacaagcggcagcggcaggcccCGCAGCGTGGAGTGGATGGGGTCTCCGCCCCACCCGTGCTAAGACTCTTCATCGCTTCTACAGTAGCTTCACGTAACAAGTtgtcctcctctcgctttcGCATCGCCCGTCATCCTATTCATTTCTCCGGctctctcgtcgtcttctctctcaggCTCCTAGTGATGTGCTTGAGAGTCCGCCTCGGTCTTCGTTCGAGCGGCTTGCCCCGTTTCTCatcccccccgccgcctcttcccatccccccttctcgccgcggcgtcgccgcaaGGTCTGTGTCTTGTGGTGGGTTTGAGTCTTCACGCGTCTTTCAGGTCTATTTGAAGAGGCTGtttcgtcgtctgcctcagTCCGGTTCCTCTGAACAGCTTTGGAGAGTCTGTTTTGTCTTTTCAGTTCAACAttcctgcgccggcggcggactGCAGACACCCGGTCGTGGAGCCTGATGTGCTGATTGTGCCGCTGCTGGGCTTTGATCGCGTCGGGCGGCGTCTGGGCTACGGCGGCGGGTTCTACGACCGCACGCTGGACgacctgcgcaggcggcgcggcctcaccGAGAAGACCTCTCGCTCcaaagaaaaaagagacaacTTCGTAAGGGCTCGAGCCACAGATACGGCTGCACCCCGCTGAACTCCCCTCCGTCAAGGCGGGTCAggtcgcagccgcgcgcctaTGGGGGGGTTGAAGCGAGTAGAGCGTTCTGTCGTGTGGGTACATGGGAGTCACGTTTTGGTTTGCGCGTCACGGGGCTCGCCACCAGTGTGTTGGGGACCTCGAGCGCCTACGACGCGCACGTTTCTTTGTCTTTTCTGCGACTTCACCCCCTCAGCTTTTCTTCGCATGAAGGAGTTGCAGATTCAGTCTTTGGCGCTCGACGTGGCGCGTTCCGCATTGCCGTTTGGCCTTCTTCTGTGTCTCAGGGGCCGGTCGGGCCTAtctcggcgcggctgcatgcggcggaagtcgcgcagcagcgaaagAGTTCTTCGCTACCGCTCCTGGTCTGCGGGATCGCCTTCGACTGCCAAGAAGTCGATGAAATCCCGACAGAAGTCTTCGATGAGCCGCTGGACTGTCTGCTTCTCgagcgcgagctccgcgtcttctcgcccgaGCTGGCAGAGGCGCTGAAGCCGCGGCAAGGCTCCTAGCGGCCGACCTCAGCGACAAGAGGAGACCGACAGCGAGACtgacgaaggcgcggagagcgcgccgAAGCGAGAGACAGGAAAGGAGCAGAGAGGGATGACGAAGGAGATGAGAGGCAACGACGGCGGCACTAGGCCGGCAgtcaggcagcggcggagagcggcacggagacgcagacgcagaaacaaGGGTGGCGGGAATGGGGGACGAGCACGGGAAGTATACGGGcccgaagagagagagagagaacgaaaacGACAAGTTCATCTTCTTCATCGCTCGTGGCGACTTCGCGATTCGTTCGAGGGCGcctggtttttttttttccttttttttctgttctcGGTTTGACTAAGAGCTACGGGATCGCGAAAGGTGTCCTTGGCGTGTGGATTGCAAGAGGCGGACAGGTCTGCGTTCAGTGTAGATCCAAGGTGTGTGTGAGAGAATTTCCTAATTGTTTTGAAGCGATTGTGGACTGCGTGGACCCACGCCTGCGGATATGTCCATCTACGCGTTTTTGAGTTTTTTTCAATGACAgcgtggctcgcgcgcgcaaaCAGCCCAATTCTGCGTCTACTCGCTTAAGCTTACGCACGTGGGCATAAACATATTTTGAAGGCTGGCAATTATGTCGTGCGATTCATCAGGCTCCCTGTCGATCCACTCGGCGTTTTCTGTTCCGTGTGTTTCAcggaaggaggcgcgtgagACGCCGCCACTGCCTCACAGCGTCGAAGTGCGTTGGCTCAGATCCAGTGTGTGGGTCGActtccctccgcgccggtcgGCTGACTGCCTTTTTTTACTCGTGGGAAGAAAAACGGCATCCGCGTTTCCGTCTCTCGTTTTGGAGCAGAATTCGCAAGAAAGGGAGCTTCTCGGGCCGCGCAGGGCAGGCTAAGCGGATCGAACCACAAGAATGTGCCCTCGTGCTGATGTAGGGCGATGTATGTAGAGAGTCGGTACATACACATCTCCGTAAAAGAAATATAtaggcgcatgcgtgcatgtTGATACTCGATGGAGCTACATCCTTAGCTGCCTCTCCA is part of the Besnoitia besnoiti strain Bb-Ger1 chromosome XII, whole genome shotgun sequence genome and encodes:
- a CDS encoding 5-formyltetrahydrofolate cyclo-ligase (encoded by transcript BESB_022740), which encodes MSSLPATSALSGSLSVREAKRALRQLLLSRRNGFHRARLLARSAQPAPPPPPSEWIGKENVGGNVQRRASPEGASAPRLLGEPRKVFHEAEKVAFANLHEARETQLQATRVLPQSHSRDEESDHGEREAEKRREAGHATGSRSEVPNDAEDARRSSPSDAGGDLGKALHGENIPPCSSSGWRNSAASSSESAKLSSGCPDSSAARAACATSSATRPPPSEARLITSVRGGSLARDAAAKGACAEKPRARGDLPAPAEADESGVRERDDEEGMQRRRSMEGAFQRLLGAVYPQVVHADGWLRSGKRSLVVAGYSPIGSELDSMFLLSLAESLGHVCALPSIEEKRAPLTFRQWFYGMPLVPGKFNIPAPAADCRHPVVEPDVLIVPLLGFDRVGRRLGYGGGFYDRTLDDLRRRRGLTEKTSRSKEKRDNFGPVGPISARLHAAEVAQQRKSSSLPLLVCGIAFDCQEVDEIPTEVFDEPLDCLLLERELRVFSPELAEALKPRQGS